ACCACCGGTGACGGCGTTCGCGAACTCGTAGGTCGGCGAGTCGTTGTCCAGCGGCAGCGGCTCGACGCTCACGATGACGCGGGCGTACTGGCCGGAGCCACCGGTCTGCTTCTTGTGGGTGTACTCGATCTTCTCCACCTTGCGGCGGATCGTCTCGCGGTACGCCACCTGCGGCTTACCGATGTTCGCCTCGACGTTGAACTCGCGGCGCATCCGGTCGACCAGGATGTCCAGGTGCAGCTCACCCATGCCGGAGATGACCGTCTGACCGGTCTCCTCGTCCAGCTTGACGCGGAAGGTCGGGTCCTCCTCGGCCAGCCGCTGGATGGCGGTGCTGAGCTTCTCCTGGTCGGCCTTGGTCTTCGGCTCGATGGCCACCTCGATGACCGGCTCGGGGAAGGTCATCGACTCGAGGATGACCGGGTTCGCCGGGTCGCAGAGGGTGTCACCGGTGGTGGTCTGCTTGAGACCCTGCACCGCGATGATGTCGCCGGCCTGGGCCGAGCCGCGCTCTTCCCGCTTGTTGGCGTGCATCTGGTAGATCTTGCCGATGCGCTCCTTGCGGTCCTTGGTGGAGTTGACCACCTGGGTGCCGGTCTCGACCACGCCGGAGTAGACCCGGACGTAGGTGAGCTTGCCGAGGTGCTTGTCGGTCTGGATCTTGAAGGCGAGGCCGGAGAAGGGCTCGGACTTCGACGGCTTCCGCTGCAGCGGGGTCTCGCCGTCGGTGGCGGTGCCCTCGATGGCCGGGACGTCCAGCGGCGACGGCAGGAAGTCGACCACGGCGTCGAGCATGGGCTGGACGCCCTTGTTCTTGAACGCCGAGCCGCACAGCACCGGGTTGGCCTTGCTGGCGATGGTCGCCCGCCGGATGGCGGCCTTGATCTCCTCGACGGAGATCTCCTCGCCCTCCAGGTACTTCTCCATGATCGCGTCGTCGACGTCGGCCAGGGTCTCCATCAGCTTCTCGCGCCACTCCGCCGCGGAGTCGGCCAGGTCGGCCGGGATCTCCTCGATGGCGTAGTCCTCACCCTTCTGGGTCTCCCCGCGCCAGGTGAGGGCGCGCATGCCGATCAGGTCGACGACGCCGATGTGGTCGCCCTCGAGCCCGATCGGAATCTGGAGCACCAGCGGGGTGGCGTTGAGCCGGTCGATCATCATCTGCACGCAGCGGAAGAAGTCGGCACCGGTCCGGTCGAGCTTGTTGACGAAGCACATCCGGGGGACGTGGTACTTGTCGGCCTGACGCCAGACGTTCTCCGTCTGCGGCTCCACGCCGGCGACACCGTCGTAGACCGCGACCGCACCGTCCAGCACCCGCAGCGACCGCTCGACCTCGACCGTGAAGTCGACGTGACCGGGCGTGTCGATGATCTGGATCGTGTGGCCCTTCCACTCACACTTGGTAGCAGCGGAGGTGATGGTGATACCACGCTCCTGCTCCTGCTCCATCCAGTCCATGACGGCAGCGCCCTCGTGAACCTCACCGATCTTGTACGTGATACCGGTGTAGAACAGGATCCGCTCGGTGGTCGTGGTCTTACCGGCATCGATGTGCGCCATGATGCCGATGTTGCGTACGTTGGCGAGCGCGTCTGCGGCGGCCACTTCAATCCCTACTTATCGTCGTCTCGACTCAACTGGTGGCGGTTCCGGCGCCCGGTGGGGCGCCGGAACCAGGGTGTTACCAGCGGTAGTGCGCGAAGGCCTTGTTGGACTCGGCCATCTTGTGCGTGTCCTCGCGCCGCTTGACGGCGGCACCGAGGCCGTTGCTCGCGTCCAGCAGCTCGTTCATCAGCCGCTCGACCATGGTCTTCTCGCGACGGGCCTTGGAGTAGGTCACCAGCCAGCGCAGACCGAGAGTGGTCGCGCGGGCGGGGCGGACCTCGACCGGCACCTGGTAGGTCGCGCCACCGACACGGCGGCTGCGGACCTCGAGGGTCGGCTTCACGTTGTCCATCGCCCGCTTCAGGGTGACGACCGGGTCGGTGCCGCTCTTCTCGCGGCAGCCCTCCAGGGCGGCGTACACGATGCGCTCGGCGAGCTGACGCTTGCCGCGCAGCAGGATCTTGTTCA
The Micromonospora sp. R77 DNA segment above includes these coding regions:
- the fusA gene encoding elongation factor G, encoding MAAADALANVRNIGIMAHIDAGKTTTTERILFYTGITYKIGEVHEGAAVMDWMEQEQERGITITSAATKCEWKGHTIQIIDTPGHVDFTVEVERSLRVLDGAVAVYDGVAGVEPQTENVWRQADKYHVPRMCFVNKLDRTGADFFRCVQMMIDRLNATPLVLQIPIGLEGDHIGVVDLIGMRALTWRGETQKGEDYAIEEIPADLADSAAEWREKLMETLADVDDAIMEKYLEGEEISVEEIKAAIRRATIASKANPVLCGSAFKNKGVQPMLDAVVDFLPSPLDVPAIEGTATDGETPLQRKPSKSEPFSGLAFKIQTDKHLGKLTYVRVYSGVVETGTQVVNSTKDRKERIGKIYQMHANKREERGSAQAGDIIAVQGLKQTTTGDTLCDPANPVILESMTFPEPVIEVAIEPKTKADQEKLSTAIQRLAEEDPTFRVKLDEETGQTVISGMGELHLDILVDRMRREFNVEANIGKPQVAYRETIRRKVEKIEYTHKKQTGGSGQYARVIVSVEPLPLDNDSPTYEFANAVTGGRIPREFIPSVDAGAQDAMQYGILAGFPLVGVKLTLLDGQYHEVDSSEMAFKIAGSMVMKEAARKADPALLEPMMAVEVTTPEENMGDVIGDLNSRRGIIQAMEERSGARIVKALVPLSEMFGYVGDLRSKTQGRASYSMQFDSYAEVPQSVAKEIIAKATGE
- the rpsG gene encoding 30S ribosomal protein S7; translated protein: MPRKGPAPRKPLVADPVYNSPLVTQLVNKILLRGKRQLAERIVYAALEGCREKSGTDPVVTLKRAMDNVKPTLEVRSRRVGGATYQVPVEVRPARATTLGLRWLVTYSKARREKTMVERLMNELLDASNGLGAAVKRREDTHKMAESNKAFAHYRW